One part of the Dehalococcoidales bacterium genome encodes these proteins:
- a CDS encoding ABC transporter ATP-binding protein encodes MLEVDNLKFYYSRENEIIKNISFSLNEHDVLCLLGPNGTGKTTLLRCLLALNKPKSGNIYVDGTDITKTGTRKMAKYLAYVPQASSMAFPYDAEEIVLMGRIAHLGLGAGPTQKDREICREAMETLGISHLRSKLFNKMSGGERQMVLVARAMAQQARIMVMDEPTANLDYCNQVKILQVISRLSEQGYSILMTTHFPDHAFLACSRVMLMRDGFIIACGTPDKVVTSDSLSDLYQTHVCVTEATLYPNNTR; translated from the coding sequence ATGCTGGAAGTAGATAATTTAAAATTTTATTACAGCCGGGAAAATGAAATTATAAAAAATATATCCTTTTCCCTCAATGAGCACGATGTTCTTTGTCTTTTGGGCCCAAACGGAACCGGCAAGACCACTCTTCTGCGTTGTTTATTAGCGCTCAATAAGCCGAAATCGGGGAATATTTATGTTGACGGTACAGATATCACAAAAACTGGAACCCGCAAAATGGCAAAATACCTGGCCTATGTTCCGCAGGCATCTTCTATGGCATTCCCATATGATGCGGAGGAAATCGTTCTCATGGGCCGCATCGCCCATCTGGGCTTGGGCGCCGGTCCGACTCAAAAGGATAGGGAAATTTGCCGGGAAGCAATGGAAACCCTGGGGATATCTCATCTAAGGTCGAAGTTATTCAACAAGATGAGTGGAGGAGAGCGGCAGATGGTGCTGGTTGCCAGGGCTATGGCTCAACAGGCTCGTATTATGGTGATGGATGAGCCGACTGCCAACCTGGACTATTGCAATCAGGTAAAAATTCTTCAAGTTATTAGTCGGTTATCGGAACAGGGCTATTCAATATTAATGACTACCCATTTTCCCGATCACGCCTTTCTGGCATGCAGCCGCGTCATGTTAATGAGGGATGGATTTATTATAGCATGCGGAACACCGGACAAAGTCGTCACTTCCGACAGCCTTTCAGATCTTTATCAGACTCATGTATGTGTTACTGAAGCTACGCTTTATCCCAATAATACGAGA